A genome region from Mesorhizobium sp. B2-1-8 includes the following:
- a CDS encoding histidine phosphatase family protein, translating to MIRLALALFLLVVPAAAHATDAGWALLRDGGHVVLLRHAMVTGTTDPANFDIGNCATQVNLSARGKQQASKIGALFAARAAPIERILSSRYCRCLDTARTAFEAEPEPFPPLDLLKGDDAQKAAQIAAIMKEIRAYSGSDNLVLVTHLENIVALTGVSPREGEAVVVEPQGDGLRVLGRVTF from the coding sequence ATGATCCGGTTAGCCTTGGCGTTGTTCCTGCTTGTGGTCCCCGCCGCCGCGCACGCGACGGACGCCGGCTGGGCGCTGCTGCGCGACGGCGGCCATGTCGTACTGCTGCGCCATGCCATGGTCACCGGCACCACCGACCCCGCCAATTTCGACATCGGCAATTGCGCCACCCAGGTCAATCTGTCGGCGCGCGGCAAGCAGCAGGCAAGCAAGATCGGCGCCCTGTTTGCCGCCCGCGCGGCTCCCATCGAGCGCATTCTGTCCAGCCGCTATTGCCGCTGCCTCGACACGGCACGCACCGCCTTCGAGGCCGAGCCGGAGCCTTTTCCACCGCTCGACCTCCTGAAGGGCGACGATGCACAGAAAGCAGCGCAGATCGCCGCCATCATGAAGGAAATCCGCGCCTATTCCGGCTCCGACAATCTGGTCCTGGTCACCCATCTGGAAAACATCGTGGCGCTCACCGGCGTCTCGCCGCGCGAGGGCGAGGCCGTGGTCGTCGAACCGCAGGGCGACGGCCTGCGCGTGCTTGGCCGCGTCACCTTCTGA
- a CDS encoding sugar kinase → MAGNGVASIGECMLELSGQTGPNWRMGFAGDTFNTLWALHALSGDRPATYVSAFGDDPFSQGQIAFFAENGIRIGSSPVIPGARPGLYAITLTGAERSFTYWRGDAAARQLASDPAALSKNLENQALVYFSGITLAILDDAARKTLLAAVTKARAAGSLIAFDPNYRPRLWRRREDAQAAIVAALAVTDIALPTFPDEQMLFGDETPQATADRLGQLVKEVVVKNGEAPALIADGGALREVAAIHVAAPVDTTGAGDSFNGGYLAARLAGFGPTDAVGHAHRVAAAVVQVRGALAPFETLRAAFDKS, encoded by the coding sequence ATGGCGGGAAACGGCGTCGCCTCGATCGGCGAATGCATGCTGGAACTGTCGGGCCAGACCGGCCCGAACTGGCGCATGGGCTTTGCCGGCGACACGTTCAACACGCTGTGGGCGCTGCATGCGCTGAGCGGCGACCGGCCGGCAACCTATGTCTCGGCCTTCGGCGACGACCCTTTCTCGCAAGGCCAGATCGCTTTCTTCGCCGAAAACGGCATCCGCATCGGTTCCAGCCCGGTCATACCGGGCGCACGCCCCGGCCTCTACGCGATCACGCTGACCGGCGCAGAGCGTTCCTTCACCTACTGGCGCGGCGACGCCGCCGCCAGGCAGCTCGCGTCGGATCCAGCAGCACTGTCGAAAAATCTGGAAAATCAGGCGCTTGTGTACTTTTCTGGAATCACCTTGGCAATTCTGGACGATGCCGCGCGCAAGACACTGCTTGCAGCGGTGACCAAGGCACGCGCGGCGGGCTCGCTGATCGCTTTTGATCCGAATTATCGGCCCCGGCTCTGGCGCCGCCGCGAAGATGCGCAGGCAGCGATCGTCGCGGCGCTTGCCGTCACCGACATCGCATTGCCGACCTTCCCGGACGAGCAAATGCTGTTCGGTGATGAGACACCGCAGGCGACCGCTGATCGCCTCGGTCAATTGGTCAAGGAGGTCGTGGTCAAGAACGGCGAAGCGCCGGCCTTGATTGCCGATGGTGGAGCGTTGCGGGAGGTCGCCGCAATCCATGTAGCGGCGCCCGTGGACACGACAGGTGCCGGGGATTCCTTCAACGGCGGCTATCTCGCCGCACGGCTTGCCGGGTTTGGTCCGACGGATGCTGTCGGGCACGCGCACCGCGTTGCCGCCGCCGTCGTGCAGGTCCGCGGGGCGCTGGCGCCGTTCGAGACGCTACGAGCGGCGTTCGACAAGTCCTGA
- a CDS encoding NAD-dependent succinate-semialdehyde dehydrogenase, whose product MLQKTSHFMRQANLINGEWVQADSGQTVDVNNPATGLKIGTVPKSGKAETRRAIEAADEAFKTWRKTTALERSKLLRKLHDAMMDNQDVLAELLTIEQGKSLFESKGEIGSAAAYILWFAEEGRRTYGDVVPSPWADRRILVTKEPVGVIAAITPWNFPSSMLARKLGPALAAGCTAVVKPASQTPYSGLAWGALAEEVGFPKGVVNILTGAAGEIGDEICANPLVKKITFTGSTEVGKILIQKSSVTVKKVSMELGGNAPFIVFDDADIDRAVAGAITAKYRNSGQTCVCTNRFLVQAGVYDKFVEKLAAASNGLKVGSGLEEGVQQGPLIDEKAVEKVEELIADATSKGGKVVAGGHRHALGGSFFQPTVIANATPKMRFMKEEIFGPVAPVFKFETEEEAVALANDTEFGLACYFYTGDLGRAFRVMEGLKYGMVGVNEGLITTPEAPFGGVKESGLGKEGGHQGIEDYLDTKYVCIGGLGL is encoded by the coding sequence ATGCTTCAGAAAACCAGCCATTTCATGCGCCAGGCCAATCTCATCAACGGCGAGTGGGTGCAGGCCGACAGCGGCCAGACGGTCGATGTGAACAATCCGGCTACCGGCCTCAAGATCGGCACGGTGCCGAAGTCGGGCAAGGCCGAGACACGCCGCGCCATCGAGGCGGCCGACGAAGCTTTCAAGACCTGGCGCAAGACGACCGCGCTCGAGCGCTCCAAGCTGCTGCGCAAGCTGCATGATGCGATGATGGACAATCAGGACGTGCTGGCCGAACTGCTCACCATCGAGCAGGGCAAGTCGCTGTTCGAATCCAAGGGCGAGATCGGTTCGGCTGCCGCCTACATCCTGTGGTTCGCCGAAGAAGGCCGCCGCACCTATGGCGACGTCGTGCCCTCGCCATGGGCGGACCGCCGCATCCTGGTGACCAAGGAACCGGTCGGCGTCATCGCCGCCATCACGCCGTGGAATTTCCCGTCCTCGATGCTGGCCCGCAAGCTCGGTCCCGCACTTGCCGCAGGCTGCACCGCCGTCGTCAAGCCGGCCTCGCAGACGCCGTATTCCGGCCTTGCCTGGGGCGCACTGGCCGAGGAAGTGGGCTTTCCCAAGGGCGTCGTCAACATCCTGACGGGCGCCGCCGGCGAGATCGGCGACGAGATCTGCGCCAATCCGCTGGTCAAGAAGATCACCTTCACCGGCTCGACGGAGGTCGGCAAGATCCTGATCCAGAAATCGTCGGTCACCGTCAAGAAGGTGTCTATGGAACTCGGCGGCAATGCGCCGTTCATCGTCTTCGACGACGCCGACATCGACCGTGCCGTGGCCGGCGCGATCACCGCCAAATACCGCAATTCCGGCCAGACCTGCGTCTGCACCAACCGCTTCCTCGTCCAGGCCGGTGTTTACGACAAGTTCGTCGAGAAGCTCGCCGCGGCCAGCAACGGACTGAAGGTCGGTTCCGGCCTCGAAGAGGGCGTCCAGCAGGGGCCACTGATCGACGAGAAGGCGGTCGAGAAGGTCGAGGAGCTGATCGCCGATGCCACTTCGAAGGGCGGCAAGGTCGTCGCAGGCGGTCATCGCCACGCGCTCGGCGGCTCATTCTTCCAGCCGACGGTCATCGCCAACGCGACGCCGAAAATGCGCTTCATGAAGGAAGAGATCTTTGGCCCGGTCGCACCCGTGTTCAAGTTCGAAACCGAGGAAGAGGCCGTCGCGCTTGCCAACGACACCGAGTTCGGCCTTGCCTGCTATTTCTATACCGGCGATCTCGGCCGCGCCTTCCGGGTCATGGAAGGCCTGAAATACGGCATGGTCGGCGTCAATGAAGGCCTCATCACCACCCCGGAGGCACCGTTCGGCGGCGTCAAGGAATCCGGACTTGGCAAGGAAGGCGGACATCAGGGCATTGAGGACTACCTCGATACCAAATATGTGTGCATCGGCGGCCTCGGCCTCTGA
- a CDS encoding beta-ketoacyl-ACP synthase — MSSPHDVVITGIGLVSSLGEGPDAHWQKLAQPGREPVLEAARFAPYTVHPLPEIDWNLQIAKRGDQRQMETWQRLGTYAAGLALDDAGIKGNDELCSTMDMVVAAGGGERDEAVDADILAASENRNDRDVLLNEKLTTELRPTLFLAQLSNLLAGNISIVHKVTGSSRTFMGEEGAGVAAVETAAARIRSGQSTHILVGGAFQTEHSDMLLGYELAGYLHRRPWKPVWQRQGAEGGGVVSGSGGAFLVLEQREHAASRGRKIYAELGQVVSGRARRSRGELDAGIAALLKQASPGGKLLAMSGASGAHAATIAEKAALDANPAIAARGFSTLTGHMKEAQFPFAVALAALAVDRKAAYPVFDATAEKPFEGIPASVLATAIGYHQFEGMALVNAA, encoded by the coding sequence ATGAGCAGCCCCCACGACGTCGTCATCACTGGTATCGGCCTTGTTTCCTCGCTGGGGGAAGGTCCCGACGCCCATTGGCAGAAGCTGGCGCAACCCGGCCGGGAGCCGGTGCTCGAAGCCGCGCGCTTTGCACCCTACACCGTCCATCCGCTGCCCGAGATCGACTGGAACCTTCAGATCGCCAAGCGCGGCGACCAGCGGCAGATGGAGACATGGCAGAGGCTCGGCACCTATGCCGCCGGACTTGCGCTGGACGATGCCGGCATCAAGGGCAATGACGAACTCTGCTCCACGATGGACATGGTGGTGGCGGCCGGCGGCGGCGAGCGCGACGAAGCGGTCGACGCCGACATTCTCGCCGCTTCGGAAAACCGCAACGACCGCGACGTGCTGCTCAACGAGAAGCTGACCACCGAGCTGCGCCCAACGCTGTTCCTGGCGCAGCTGTCCAATCTGCTGGCCGGCAACATCTCCATCGTCCACAAGGTGACGGGGTCCTCGCGCACCTTCATGGGCGAGGAAGGCGCCGGCGTCGCCGCCGTCGAGACCGCGGCCGCGCGTATCCGCTCCGGCCAGTCGACGCACATCCTGGTCGGCGGCGCCTTCCAGACCGAACATTCCGACATGCTGCTCGGCTATGAGCTTGCCGGTTATCTGCATCGCCGCCCGTGGAAGCCTGTCTGGCAAAGGCAGGGCGCCGAGGGCGGCGGCGTGGTGTCAGGTTCCGGCGGCGCCTTCCTGGTGCTTGAGCAGCGCGAACACGCGGCAAGCCGGGGGCGCAAGATTTACGCCGAGCTCGGACAAGTCGTGTCCGGCCGCGCCAGACGGTCGCGCGGAGAACTCGACGCCGGGATCGCCGCTTTGCTCAAGCAGGCGTCGCCTGGCGGCAAGCTGCTCGCCATGTCGGGCGCGTCCGGCGCACATGCGGCAACCATTGCCGAGAAAGCGGCCCTCGACGCCAATCCGGCAATCGCCGCGCGCGGCTTCTCGACGCTGACCGGGCATATGAAGGAAGCACAGTTCCCATTCGCCGTGGCGCTGGCGGCATTGGCTGTCGACCGCAAGGCCGCCTACCCTGTTTTTGACGCTACGGCCGAAAAGCCATTCGAAGGCATTCCCGCGAGCGTCCTTGCAACGGCGATCGGCTATCACCAATTCGAGGGCATGGCGCTGGTCAACGCCGCCTGA
- a CDS encoding cytochrome-c peroxidase translates to MRRFFYILALTVAAILAGCGKPDFSDAEKKTIASLALNTLPTLKPDTTNRFADVPAAAALGSTLFFDVGMSRDGTVSCSTCHKIDRQFQDDLPQAVGVGRTNRRTMPLAGVARDPWFFWDGRRDSLWAQALTPLENPLEQAGNRTAYAHYMKTRFGERYERIFGPLPDLPGIPPNASPLGSDAERAAWNAMSGAQRDAVNRIFANIGKAIAAFERSIEPAPTRFDRFALDLATGAEPTGDAAFSQEEILGLKLFIGKANCVTCHKGPRFSDNGFHNTGVPPVAGLPADRGRVDAVAQVEADPFNCFGAYRDGDASACGELRFMVKDAPELVRAYKTPSLRGAATRPPYMHAGQFSSLDEVVAHYAKAAPSVEGTSEIHPLELSDRERAALVAFLKTLSE, encoded by the coding sequence ATGAGGCGCTTTTTCTACATTTTGGCACTGACGGTGGCGGCGATCCTTGCCGGTTGCGGTAAGCCGGATTTTTCCGACGCCGAGAAGAAAACGATTGCTTCGCTGGCATTGAACACACTGCCGACGCTAAAGCCGGACACTACCAATCGCTTTGCGGATGTGCCAGCCGCCGCCGCACTCGGCTCGACGCTGTTCTTCGACGTCGGGATGAGCCGCGACGGTACGGTGTCCTGCTCGACCTGCCACAAGATCGACCGCCAGTTCCAGGACGATCTCCCGCAGGCGGTCGGCGTCGGCCGGACCAACCGGCGCACCATGCCGCTGGCCGGAGTGGCGCGCGACCCCTGGTTCTTCTGGGACGGACGTCGCGACAGCCTGTGGGCGCAGGCGCTGACACCGCTCGAAAACCCGTTGGAACAGGCGGGAAACCGCACCGCCTATGCGCATTACATGAAGACACGCTTCGGCGAACGTTATGAGCGGATCTTCGGGCCATTGCCTGATTTGCCCGGCATTCCGCCGAATGCCAGCCCGCTTGGAAGCGATGCGGAAAGGGCAGCCTGGAACGCGATGAGCGGCGCGCAGCGTGATGCGGTCAACCGCATCTTCGCCAATATCGGCAAGGCGATCGCCGCTTTCGAACGCTCGATCGAGCCGGCGCCGACGCGCTTCGACCGCTTTGCGCTGGACCTTGCCACAGGCGCCGAACCGACAGGCGACGCGGCCTTTTCGCAAGAAGAAATCCTTGGGCTGAAACTGTTCATCGGCAAGGCCAATTGCGTGACCTGCCACAAGGGCCCGCGCTTCAGCGACAACGGTTTTCACAACACGGGTGTGCCGCCGGTTGCTGGCCTGCCGGCGGATCGTGGGCGGGTCGATGCGGTGGCCCAGGTCGAGGCCGACCCGTTCAACTGCTTCGGCGCCTATCGCGATGGCGACGCCAGTGCCTGCGGCGAACTGCGCTTCATGGTCAAGGATGCGCCGGAACTTGTGCGCGCCTACAAGACGCCGTCGTTGCGCGGTGCGGCGACGCGGCCGCCCTACATGCATGCCGGGCAGTTTTCATCGCTCGACGAGGTTGTGGCGCACTACGCCAAGGCCGCGCCAAGTGTGGAGGGGACATCCGAGATCCATCCACTGGAGCTGTCGGACCGCGAGCGCGCCGCGCTGGTGGCCTTCCTGAAGACGCTGTCGGAATGA
- a CDS encoding AEC family transporter, which translates to MSPLTETVLFVFSLVALGYLAGLTGYLRPASGEGISDFAVSVAMPLLLFQTMVKADFHGVAPWPLWGAYFTAAAITWAAGHAVTTRIFGRDARAGVVGGVSSAYSNIVLLGAPFILGIFGPSGFEVLSLLVSVHLPIMMMASIVLFEMFGRGSGEQLHPLRVLRGFLRRLFVNPLIIGILLGLAWRLSGVPLPGFVMRLVDALANTAGPVALFAMGLSLRRFGISGNVRPALALSVLKLFLMPALVLAFVWLLGLPSLTAKVAVVVAALPSGINSYLIAVQFNTGQALASNQMTIATACAVLTTAFWLTVVLHVFG; encoded by the coding sequence ATGTCTCCGCTCACCGAAACCGTCCTGTTCGTCTTCAGTCTTGTCGCGCTCGGCTATCTCGCTGGGCTCACAGGCTATTTGAGGCCGGCGAGCGGCGAGGGGATATCCGACTTCGCGGTCTCTGTGGCAATGCCGCTGCTCCTGTTCCAGACCATGGTCAAGGCGGATTTCCATGGCGTGGCGCCTTGGCCGCTATGGGGCGCCTATTTCACGGCCGCGGCGATCACCTGGGCGGCGGGCCATGCCGTCACCACGCGGATCTTCGGTCGCGATGCGCGCGCCGGGGTGGTCGGCGGGGTGTCGTCGGCCTATTCCAATATCGTGCTGCTCGGTGCCCCCTTCATCCTTGGCATATTCGGTCCGAGCGGCTTCGAAGTGCTGTCGCTGCTGGTCTCGGTGCATCTGCCGATCATGATGATGGCGTCGATCGTGCTGTTCGAGATGTTCGGCCGGGGCAGCGGCGAACAGCTACATCCGTTGCGGGTCCTGCGCGGCTTCCTGAGACGGCTGTTCGTCAACCCGCTGATCATCGGCATTCTCCTGGGGCTGGCATGGCGGCTCAGCGGCGTGCCGCTGCCCGGTTTCGTCATGCGGCTGGTCGATGCGCTGGCGAATACGGCCGGGCCGGTGGCGCTGTTCGCCATGGGGCTCAGCCTGCGCCGTTTCGGCATATCGGGCAATGTCCGCCCGGCGCTGGCGCTTTCGGTGCTGAAGCTGTTCCTGATGCCGGCGCTGGTTCTTGCCTTCGTCTGGCTGCTCGGCCTGCCGTCGTTGACGGCCAAGGTGGCGGTCGTGGTGGCGGCGCTGCCCTCCGGCATCAACTCCTATCTCATCGCCGTCCAGTTCAACACCGGCCAGGCACTGGCGTCGAACCAGATGACCATCGCGACTGCCTGCGCCGTGCTCACCACCGCTTTCTGGCTGACGGTGGTCCTGCATGTCTTCGGGTGA
- a CDS encoding beta-ketoacyl-ACP synthase, producing the protein MANFRDHMGRPVVAVTGIGVVTSLGVGKSDNWAALTSGKSGIHPITRFPVDHLNTRISGMVDFLASSSKGASPLTYELAETAASEAVAESGLDSSDFGGPLFLASPPVELDWHERFALYNSDKQNSGAERLLRVARGLKELDVFETTQFGSIADRLADRFGTRGLPITLSTACASGATAIQLGVEAIRRGECDRALSIGADGSATAEALIRFSLLSALSTHNDNPEKASKPFSKDRDGFVLAEGSGALVLESLEAALARGAAVLGILSGCGEKADDFHRTRSKPDGSPAIAAVRAALADAGLGQDEIDYVNAHGTSTPENDKMEHLSLSTVFGERIGSMPISSNKSMIGHTLSAAGAVEAAFSLMTMRESVIPPTINYDNPDPAIVLDVVPNKKRDAQVRTVLSNSFGFGGQNTCLVMAREPV; encoded by the coding sequence ATGGCCAATTTCAGAGATCACATGGGCAGGCCCGTTGTCGCCGTCACCGGCATCGGAGTGGTGACCTCGCTCGGCGTCGGCAAATCGGACAATTGGGCAGCGCTGACTTCGGGCAAGTCGGGCATCCACCCGATTACACGTTTCCCGGTCGATCACCTCAACACGCGTATCTCCGGTATGGTCGACTTTCTTGCATCGAGTTCGAAGGGCGCCAGCCCCCTCACCTACGAACTGGCCGAGACGGCCGCGAGCGAGGCCGTAGCCGAATCCGGCCTTGATTCGAGCGATTTCGGCGGTCCTCTCTTCCTTGCCTCGCCGCCGGTCGAACTCGACTGGCACGAGCGCTTCGCGCTCTACAATTCCGACAAGCAGAATTCCGGCGCCGAAAGGCTGCTGCGTGTGGCGCGCGGCCTGAAGGAACTCGATGTCTTCGAAACCACGCAGTTCGGCTCGATCGCCGACCGGCTCGCCGACCGGTTCGGCACGCGCGGCCTGCCGATCACGCTCTCGACGGCTTGCGCGTCCGGCGCCACCGCCATCCAGCTCGGCGTCGAGGCGATCCGCCGTGGCGAATGCGACCGGGCGCTCTCGATCGGCGCCGACGGCTCGGCGACCGCCGAGGCGTTGATCCGATTCTCGCTGCTGTCGGCTCTCTCCACCCACAACGACAATCCGGAAAAGGCTTCCAAGCCATTTTCCAAGGACCGTGACGGCTTCGTATTGGCGGAGGGGTCCGGCGCTCTGGTGCTGGAATCGCTGGAGGCGGCACTTGCTCGTGGCGCCGCCGTTCTCGGCATCCTCAGCGGTTGTGGCGAAAAGGCCGACGATTTCCACCGCACCCGCTCCAAGCCGGACGGTTCGCCGGCGATTGCCGCTGTCCGGGCGGCACTTGCCGATGCGGGCCTCGGCCAGGACGAGATCGACTATGTCAACGCCCATGGCACCTCGACGCCGGAAAACGACAAGATGGAGCACCTGTCGCTGTCGACGGTGTTTGGCGAGCGCATCGGCTCGATGCCCATCTCGTCCAACAAGTCGATGATCGGCCATACACTGTCGGCGGCGGGCGCGGTCGAAGCGGCGTTTTCGCTAATGACGATGCGCGAAAGCGTCATTCCCCCGACCATCAACTATGACAATCCCGACCCAGCGATCGTGCTCGACGTCGTGCCAAACAAGAAGCGCGATGCGCAGGTTCGCACCGTTCTGTCGAACTCCTTCGGCTTCGGCGGCCAGAACACTTGCCTTGTCATGGCGCGGGAACCGGTCTAA
- a CDS encoding FixH family protein: MASLWRYLLVGLGLAALLVGVLAAVYLTAPHSAQPVGPDVSRTKKTDNGLYVASFVPERGVVRQGELESWLLTLKTKTGASVERAAIAISGGMPQHNHGLPTSPQATDYLGEGRYRIEGVKFTMSGWWQLRFAISSGAGSDTVLFNVVL, encoded by the coding sequence TTGGCATCGTTATGGCGTTATCTGTTGGTGGGTCTTGGTCTGGCTGCTTTGCTGGTCGGCGTGCTGGCGGCCGTTTATCTGACCGCGCCGCATTCGGCACAGCCCGTCGGCCCGGATGTCTCGCGGACGAAGAAAACCGACAACGGGTTGTATGTAGCGAGCTTCGTGCCGGAACGGGGCGTGGTGCGGCAGGGCGAGCTGGAATCCTGGCTGCTGACGCTGAAGACAAAGACAGGGGCTTCGGTGGAGCGCGCCGCGATCGCCATCTCCGGCGGCATGCCGCAACACAATCACGGTCTGCCGACCAGCCCGCAGGCGACCGACTACCTGGGCGAGGGACGCTACCGCATCGAAGGGGTGAAATTCACCATGAGCGGCTGGTGGCAACTGCGTTTCGCCATATCGTCCGGCGCGGGCTCCGACACTGTGCTGTTCAACGTGGTGCTGTGA
- a CDS encoding aldose epimerase family protein: MMMKDGEVFGTTQAGEPIRRFTIRGGGLTANIIGLGAIVQDLRLTGHDAPLVLGYSNLEAYETDTGFFGAVVGRYANRIGDGRFTIGGNRYQTERNFLDKHTLHGGSQGYSHRPWTVSLHGRDFVTLTLHDPDGAMGFPGALDVTCTYRLKIPGTLSVELTATCEEPTPCNLTQHSYFNLDDGGTGDILDHRMMLNAGAYLPVDGDMIPTGVVKPVDGTPFDFRQARPLRMETEGEQLPYDQNFCLAATRGPLKQAAWVQGANSGVEMEVWTTEPGVQLYTGQYVTPRTGLDGRNYKAFSGFCLEPQIWPDAPNRPYFPQATLWPGAIYHHVTEYRFRQG; the protein is encoded by the coding sequence ATGATGATGAAGGACGGCGAGGTTTTCGGCACGACGCAGGCGGGCGAACCGATCCGCCGCTTCACCATCAGGGGCGGCGGCCTCACCGCCAACATCATCGGGCTTGGCGCCATCGTCCAGGACCTTCGCCTGACCGGGCATGATGCGCCGTTGGTCCTCGGCTACAGCAATCTGGAGGCCTATGAGACCGACACTGGCTTCTTCGGGGCCGTGGTCGGGCGCTACGCCAACCGCATCGGCGACGGCCGCTTCACGATTGGCGGCAACCGCTACCAGACCGAGCGCAACTTCCTGGACAAGCATACGCTGCATGGCGGCTCGCAAGGCTACTCCCACCGGCCATGGACGGTTTCACTGCATGGTAGGGACTTCGTCACGCTGACGCTGCATGATCCCGATGGCGCGATGGGCTTTCCCGGCGCGCTCGACGTTACCTGCACCTACCGGCTGAAAATTCCCGGCACGCTCAGCGTCGAACTGACGGCGACCTGCGAGGAGCCGACGCCGTGCAATCTCACCCAGCATTCCTACTTCAACCTCGATGATGGCGGCACGGGCGACATTCTCGACCACAGGATGATGCTGAACGCCGGCGCCTATCTGCCTGTCGACGGCGACATGATCCCGACCGGCGTGGTCAAGCCGGTCGACGGCACGCCTTTCGATTTTCGCCAGGCGCGGCCGCTGCGCATGGAGACCGAGGGTGAGCAGCTTCCCTACGACCAGAATTTCTGCCTGGCCGCGACACGCGGGCCGCTCAAGCAGGCAGCGTGGGTGCAAGGGGCGAATTCCGGCGTCGAGATGGAAGTCTGGACCACGGAGCCTGGTGTTCAGCTCTATACCGGCCAATATGTGACGCCACGCACTGGCCTGGATGGACGAAATTACAAGGCCTTCAGCGGTTTTTGCCTGGAGCCGCAGATATGGCCGGACGCGCCGAACCGGCCCTATTTCCCGCAGGCGACGCTATGGCCGGGCGCAATCTACCACCACGTGACCGAATACCGGTTCCGGCAGGGTTAA
- a CDS encoding acyl carrier protein, with the protein MSTTNSTTFDKVAKIIADTSEIDIDTITPESHTIDDLGIDSLDFLDIVFAIDKEFGIKVPLEKWTQEVNDGKASTDDYFVMKNLCAKIDALVAAKTA; encoded by the coding sequence TTGTCCACCACGAACTCCACTACGTTCGACAAAGTCGCCAAGATCATTGCCGACACCAGCGAGATCGATATCGACACCATCACGCCCGAGAGCCACACCATTGACGATCTCGGTATCGACAGCCTCGATTTCCTCGACATCGTCTTCGCCATCGACAAGGAATTCGGCATCAAGGTGCCGCTGGAAAAGTGGACCCAGGAGGTCAATGACGGCAAGGCTTCGACCGACGATTACTTCGTCATGAAGAACCTGTGCGCCAAGATCGACGCGCTGGTTGCCGCCAAGACCGCCTGA
- a CDS encoding slipin family protein, producing MTTILDKVLGRERVLVKENERALTLYKGEIKAVLLPGEHLLANRNQSLEVSRHDLKNPEFVSAYEKALFDKLPDVAARHFTVGRTGRTEVAIIERDGNLHSVLAPDRKLVLWTDAGPWKVTMIETSADLAIDPAVMRRLGQARKAELMSVHPVLDGQAGLLFVDGVLVRTLAAGVHGFWNVGRMVQIKVVDLKRQSLDVAGQEVLTRDRVTIRVNIAAEYRVVDPVKAVSAVKDFSEALYRALQYAFRKTLGALTLDQILEKKVTVDEEAAAKVRADMAEIGVEVSDIALKDVILPGEMREILNQVVSAEKQAEANVIRRREETNATRSLLNTARVMAENPVMLRLKELEALETIAGKVERLTVHNGTGGLLNDLVKLRDG from the coding sequence ATGACGACCATTCTCGACAAGGTTCTTGGACGCGAGCGCGTCCTCGTAAAGGAAAACGAACGTGCCCTCACCCTCTACAAGGGAGAGATCAAGGCTGTCCTGCTGCCGGGTGAGCACTTGCTCGCCAACCGGAACCAGAGCCTTGAGGTGTCCCGGCACGATCTGAAGAACCCGGAATTCGTTTCGGCGTACGAGAAGGCGTTGTTCGACAAGCTCCCGGACGTGGCCGCGCGTCATTTCACCGTCGGCCGCACCGGGCGCACGGAGGTCGCAATCATCGAGCGTGACGGCAACCTCCATTCCGTGCTGGCGCCGGACCGCAAGCTGGTGCTGTGGACCGATGCCGGACCGTGGAAGGTGACGATGATCGAAACGTCGGCCGATCTTGCCATCGATCCGGCGGTCATGCGCCGGCTCGGCCAGGCCCGGAAGGCGGAGTTGATGTCCGTCCATCCGGTTCTGGATGGTCAGGCCGGATTGCTGTTCGTCGACGGTGTCCTTGTGCGGACGCTTGCCGCTGGCGTGCACGGCTTCTGGAACGTCGGACGGATGGTGCAGATCAAGGTCGTCGACCTCAAGCGCCAGTCGCTCGACGTCGCCGGGCAGGAAGTGCTGACCAGGGATCGCGTCACGATCCGCGTCAACATCGCCGCCGAATACCGGGTCGTCGATCCGGTCAAGGCGGTGAGCGCGGTGAAGGACTTCTCCGAGGCCCTCTACCGTGCCCTGCAATACGCCTTCCGCAAGACGTTGGGCGCGCTCACCCTCGACCAGATCCTTGAAAAGAAGGTGACGGTCGACGAAGAGGCGGCGGCCAAGGTCCGGGCCGACATGGCCGAGATCGGGGTCGAGGTCAGCGATATCGCGCTCAAGGATGTCATCTTGCCGGGCGAGATGCGCGAGATCCTCAACCAGGTGGTTTCGGCCGAAAAGCAGGCCGAGGCCAATGTCATCCGCCGCCGCGAGGAGACGAACGCCACGCGTTCTCTGCTCAACACGGCCAGGGTGATGGCGGAGAACCCGGTGATGCTGAGGCTGAAGGAGCTCGAGGCTCTGGAAACCATCGCCGGCAAGGTCGAGCGGCTGACCGTCCACAACGGAACGGGCGGGCTGTTGAACGACCTGGTCAAGCTCCGCGACGGCTGA